From Campylobacter pinnipediorum subsp. caledonicus:
GTCCTTAAAAATAATTAATTTTTAATATTTTATCAAACTATATTAAAAATAAAAACCATGTTGGTTAAAAAAAATATATATTTAAAGATAATTTAAAGATTTTTTTTGCATATATTTGTAATAATACACGAACAATAAATTTTATAAAGGAAAAACATGCTTGGTAACCCAGTCGTTTTGAGTATAATTTTAATGATTATACTGTGTCTGTTTAGGTTTAACATATTGTTATCAATACTAGTATCAGCTTTACTTGCTGGGGTTATATCACATCACGGTTTTTCTGGCTTTAGTGATGGAATTTCAGTAGGATTTCAGACTCTTTTTACATCAATGGCAGATACAACCTCTACATTGATAACAGGAATGAAAGGTAATCTAACAACATCTCTTAGTTATATATTACTCGGTGCATTGGCAGCAGCTATCGCAAACACAAACTTAACAGCTATTTTGATAAATGCTATAAGCAAAATTTTAAGCCAAACAAGAACTTGGTTTGTGCTTTCTATAGCTTTTATAGCTTGCTTTTCACAAAACCTTATACCCGTCCACATAGCTTTTATACCTATCTTGATACCGCCGCTTTTGCCACTTATGAATAAGCTAAACATAGACCGTAGAGCAGTTGCTTGCGCACTCACATTTGGACTAAAAGCACCCTATGTTAGCTTAAGTGTTGGTTTTGGATTGTTATTTCACAATATACTTCAACAAGAGCTAGAAAACAATGGTGTAAAAGTTGAAATCGGCGATATTTCAAGCGTAATGTGGATAGGTGGTCTATCTATGCTTGTAGGGCTTTTATTGGCTGTTTTTATATTTTATTCTAGAAAAAGAGTCTATCAAAATACAGCTTTTGAAGCAAAAGAAACAGAAGAAGCAAACATAACAAAAAGTCTAAAAATGACAAAAAAAGAGTGGGCAGTTTTAATAGGTTCTGTTATAGCATTTAGTGTTCAATTATATACAGACTCTTTACCGCTTGGAGCACTTCTTGGACTTGTTTTTATGATAGCATTTAAAGGTATTGAATACAACAAAGTAGATGATATAATGGATAACGGACTAGCTATGATGGGCTTTATAGCTTTTATAATGTTAGTAGCAGCTGGTTTTGGTTCTGTTTTAAGAGAGAGTGGCGGCATAGAATCGCTTGTAAGCTTTGCTAGTCAAATAGCAGGTGGCAAAATAGGTGGTGCGTTACTTATGCTTATCATAGGATTATTAGTAACTATAGGTATAGGAACCAGCTTTGGAACCATACCTATCATAGCTTCTATTTATGTTCCATTATCATTACAGCTTGGATTTTCTCCAGCAGCTATAATCTTACTTGTAGGTATAGCTGCAGCGCTTGGGGATGCCGGTAGCCCAGCAAGTGATAGCACACTAGGTCCTACATCAGGACTTAACGCCGATGAGCAACACAATCATATCTATGACACCTGCGTTCCTACATTTTTATTTTTCAATATCCCGCTAATCATAGGGGCCACAATAGGAGCAATAGTTCTTTCATAAAATAACAGTGTAGCTAGTTTTGCTACACTGATTTATTTTTAAAATTAAGATTTTTTATTTTTAACCGCAAACATACTTTTTTCTTTATTTAAATAGCAAATTTCAAATTCATCTGGAAATTTTTTTATTATATTTCCCCATGTTCTAGCACCAAAATTTTTGGGATTATATGATGAATTTTTATTTTTTAGATACATTCCTACTTTAGATACAAGACTATATTCTCCATCATCATTTGTGTTGTTTATAGCTTCTTTTAAAATATCAACGACTTTTTTATCTAAAATATCTTGTTGCTTATCTTTTATAGGAAGTTCTATAAAATCAGAATAGGCATTTTTTAAAGATGCTGGAGTTTTTGACTCACCAAATCCAATCGCTTCAAATCCGTTGGATTTTATACTCATAACCAAATCTCTAAAATCACTATCGCTAGTTACTAAAGCTATTATGTCAATATTTTTTTGATTCATTGTTTCAAAAACAGCTCTTTGAATTCTCAAATCAGCTGTGTTTTTATAGTTTTTATTAGAAAAAACTTGTATTGGTTCTATTGCAAATTCTTCGTGTAACTCTTTATTCCAAGCTTTGCTATTTGAGTTCTCCCAGTCCTTAAAAGACTGTTTTATTATAGCTTCTCCGTATTTTGCCAAATCATCAAAAATTTCTTCCACATATTTAGCTGAAATATTTTCGCAGTCAAAAAATACTGCTATTTTTTTATTTTTCATATCATATTCCTAATATTATTATAATTATATTTTAACAAATATGCATTTAAGAAAATATGTTTTTTATAATTTTCACAGTAGATTTTCAGCTTACACATAAATTAAGTATTTTTAAATTTTGCCGTTATTAAGCTTAATTACACATAAACAAAGAGTTTAAACAACATTTAAAAAATAAAATATTCTTTTAGGTAACAATATAAAAACTATGCAAAATAGATGTATTTTGCATAGTAAAATATTTTTATATCTTTGAACTTTTTTTATTCAGATAAGGACCAACTTCGCTTATTAAAATTCCAATTATTATGATACAAGCACCAAGTATTTGTATACGATTTAGATCCTCTCCGCCAAAGAAATACCCCAAAAATCCAGCGGTAACAGACTTAAAAATAAATATTATAGCCGCCTTAACAGGAGTTGTATATCTAAGCATAAGACCTTCTATACCAAAGCCTATTACGGTTGAGAAAAATATAGTTATGAACATGGCTTTATAAAAAGCATAATCCAAAGTAGGAACCACCCCGCCCCTAAATGCATAAGAAAACAAAAAACAACATATAGAAATAACCAAAAACTGAGAAGCTAAAAATGTAAAAAGCTCACTTTTTTTAGTAAAGTATCCCATAAATACTATATGAAAAGCTAAACTAACAGCTGAACATATGCTTAAAATTTCACCTTTTCCAAAACCAAATTCAAGATTTCGTTTCAATAAAAAAAGTCCTAAAACGCCAAAAAACATACCCACATAAGAGTAAATTCCAACCTTTTTCTTAAACAACATAAAAGACATAAATGGTATAAAAAGTATATACAAACTAACTATAAAAGATACACTTGAACTATATGTATATTTTAAAGCCGATGTTTGAAAAGATGTTCCAAGAAACAATGTAAGCCCTAAAATAGAGCCATACTTAATAGCTTGTTTGTCAAAAAACTTATCAAATTTATAAGCTATAAGCCCCATAATCAAAGCCGAAATAAAAAATCTCCAAAACAAAATTGTAAAAACATCATTTGTCTTTAAAGATGCAACTATCGGCAAAAGAGCAGCGCCCCATATAAAAGCTGTTATTAAAAGAGCAAAATCGGCTTTAGACTCAGTTATTTGTCTATTTAAAAACATTAATTTGCCCTTTTATTGTTTATATATGAGCCAATCTCACTTATCAAAATTCCAGCTATTATAATAATGCCTCCAAAAATTTGTAATCCAGTCAAATGCTCATTACCTATAAAATATCCTAAAAATCCAGCAGTAACTGGTTCAAAAGTAAAAAGTAATGCGGCTTTTATAGGGCTTGTATGAGCCAACATAACACTTTGCATTATAAAACCAAATATAGTAGAAAAAGCGATGGTAATAAACATAACCTTATAAAAATCATCATCCAAAATAGGAACTATGCTGCCATGACTACCTATTCCAAAAATAGCACTTAAGATAAATATCACAGCAAATTGTGTGGTTATGAGTGTAAAAGTTTCACATTTTTTTACAAACTCACTAGTAAAAACTATATGCAAAGCCCAAGAAAAAGCACAAACCAAACTCAAAGCCTCACCAAGACCAAAACCGACTTTTGAGTCTGTCAAAAAATAAAGCCCGATTGATCCAAGAACTATACCAACATAAGCTTGTATGTAAATTTTTCTTCTAAATATTAAAAATACAACAAATGGAACAACAGCAACATTAAGCCCTGATATGAATGAAACACTTGAACTATATGTATGTGTCAAAGCAAAGGTTTGCGAAGTAAAACCCAAAAACAAAAATAGACCCAAAATAAGACCGTATTTGATACTGTTTTTATCAAACTTTTTATCAAACTTTAATGCGACCGCTCCCATTATAAAAAATGAGATAAAAAATCTCCAAAAAAGTATAGTAAAAACATCGTTGCTATCTGCAGCATTTGACATAGGTAGCAAACTAGCACCCCAAACAACAGCCGTAAAAAGTAAGGCTATATCAGCACGAAATTCTGTGATTTGAAATTTAAAAGACAACATATCTCCTTTTATGTTTAAAATTAATTTTAATGTAAATGTTTTTTGTAAGAACCAATTTCGCTTATGCTTATACCGAATAAAATAGCAAAAGCTCCGATTATTTGAGTTTGACCAAGGTTCTCTTTACCTATAAAATAACCAACTATTCCAGCAGTAACTGGCTCAAACGTAAAGATCAAAGATGTTTTTATAGGCGATGCAAATTCTTGTGCTTTTGTTTGAACATAAAAAGCTATAACGGTTGCAAAAATTGATGTAATCAAAACAGCAGTGACAAAATCAAAATTCACAACCGGAATCGCATCGCCCTCAAACAAAATAGCACATATAAAATTCAAAATAGTTACAACTAAAAATTGGACATTGACTAAAACAATTGTATCACTCTTTTTTGCAAATTCAGAAGTTAAAACTATATGTAAAGTATAAGCTAAAGCACAAATAATACTAAGAAACTCACCTTTTGTAAAGCCAAGTTCTGTGTTTGATAACAAATAAAGTCCAAGAGCACTTAAAAAAGCACCCATATATGAGTATATGGCTATCTTTTTTGCAAAAAAGACAAATACCACAAATGGCACAAAAACAACATTAAGACCAGTTATAAAAGCCACTGTAGAACTTGGTATATACTTTAACGCAAATGTTTGAACAGCGAACCCCATAAATAAAAAAATACCAAGAATAGCGCCATGTTTTATAGAGTTCTTATCAGCTTTTTTTATAAATTTAAACGATATTAAAAACATAAGCAAAAAAGCTATCAAAAACCTCCAAAAAAGTATAGTAAAAACACCGTTGGTGTGAAGTGCTTTTGACATAGGTAAAAAAGTAATACCCCAAACAATGGCAACTAAAAAAAGCGATATATCAGAATAAAGTTCTTTAGCTCTTGATGTCATTTATGCATTTGCTTATTTTGAAATTTTATTTAGCAAATCCATACCTTTGCTAATAGTTCCTGTTTTAAGGCTTGATTCTTTTTCTCCCATCAAGGCAAAAAGACCATCAAGAGTTTTTCTAGTAATGTAATCGTTTAAATCCTCATCTGTGTTTGGTATGTATTTATCAGCACCGAAATTTCCAGCTAAGTTTTTTAGATTTTTTACTGTATCATTTTTTAATAGTGAGTTATTTTTTACAAAGGAATTGAGTCCATTATAGGCAGTAGCAAATGTATTTTCACTCATCATTTTTTCAATTATAGGCTTAAATACAGCAGATAATTTATCGCTTGCATTTGTTTGAAGATATTTCGTAAAGCTATTTTCTTTGTCTAAAAGCAGACCCTTTATCTCATCTTCTTTCATATTTTGAATAACATCATAAAAAACCTTAGAAGCACCACCAACAGCCTTTGTTGCACTTTGATTTATAGACTTTGTAAGCTCATTTGCCCATTTTTCTCCGCCTACTTTTTTTGCTAAATTTGCAGCTGCTTGAATATGCTCTGGCAAAGGAATTTTTGCTACACTATTATTTAAAAATCCACTTTCACTTAACTCTTTTACAGACAACTCCAATGCCTTTTCAACCATACTTTTATAGTTGTTATTTGTATTTTTATCACTCATTATATCTTTTGCAGCATTTACGACACTTGAAAAATCAAATGCGCTCAGAGAAAGAGCCGTAAAGACAGAAAAACAAACAAAAATCTTTTTCATAAACTATATCCTTTAAAATTTAAAGACATAAGTCTATCCAAAAACACTTTAATTAATGTTAATATTCAAAATTTCAAGCCAACAAAAGCAATAATACTGTATAATTTATTTTCCAATATTTTTGGGTAGATGTCCGAGTGGTTGAAGGAGCACGCCTGGAACGCGTGTAGGTGTAACAGCCTCGTGGGTTCGAATCCCACTTTACCCGCCACTATACTTTTTTATCTAGAATTATAAAATACAATACATGATAGTTATTAATTAAAAGTCCTCAATAAAGCATTTTAAAAAACAAACACAAACGACAAGTTTTAAAACTCATCGTTTGGATGTTTAGTGGTTTACTTTTATCTTTTGTTTAAAATTCTATCGCTCAAAGTTCCAGCAACCATAGCACCATTTACATTTAAAGCCGTTCTTCCCATATCTATCAAAGGTTCAATAGATATAAGCAAACCAACCAAAGCAAGTGGTAAGTTTAAAGCAGACAACACAACAATAGCAGCAAATGTAGCGCCACCACCAACACCAGCTATACCAAATGACGAAATAGCTACGATTAAAATAAGGCTAAAAATATACTGGACACTAAAAGGGTCTATACCAACCGTTGGTGCAACCATAACTGCAAGCATCGCAGGATAAATTCCAGCACAACCGTTTTGTCCTATCGTAGCACCAAATGTAGCCGCAAAGTTTGCTATAACACTATCATTTCCAAGTTTATCTGTTTGAATTTCTATATTTAAAGGTATTGTAGCTGCGCTTGAACGAGAACTAAAAGCAAAACTTAGAACAGGTAATACCTTTTTGTAATAATCCAATGGATTTATTTTAAATACAAAAAGCAATAAACCGTGAATTACAAACATTGATAACAATGCAAGATAAGAAGCTATTATAAAGTTACCTAAGTTTACTACATCAGACCAAGCAGATACCGCCGCCATCTTTGTCATCAAGGCAAATACGCCATAAGGAGTTAAACGAATTATAAAACGAACTAGGCATATTATCCATTGATTTAACAACTCAACACCACTAGCTATTCTTTCGCCAAATTCTTGATTTTGCTTAGCCAAATTTAAAGCTGCTATGCCAAGTAATGCCGCAAAAATAACAGTGCTAATTATAGAAGTAGGATTTGCGCCAGTAAGTTCGGCAAATGGATTTTTTGGTATAAAAGATATAAGCATTGAAGGTATTGTTAAGCTACTTATTTTTTCAGCTCTACCACTTATACTAAGTTGTGCGGCCAATTCTCTTTCCCCAGCTACCAAACCCTCAGCCGATAAGTCAAACATATAGGCCATAGCAATACCTACAGCGGCTGCGATAGCTGTAGTAAGAAGCAAAACAGATAAAACACTAAGACTAACTTTGCCTAGTGATTTTGAGTTGTGCAGTCTAGTAATGGCTGCCAAAATAGAGATAAAAACTAATGGCATTACAATCATTTGAAGCAAACGAACATAGCCACTGCCAACTATATTTATCCAATCAAGCGTAGAACTAATAATTGTTTTATCATAAAAGTTTTGCATCAAAGCACCACTGATAAGACCTAAAAACAAACCAACAAATACTGTTAAACCTAATTTTTGAGTGCTTTGAAACACCCTAAACAATACAAATAATAAAATAATAAAAACTATTAAATTTAAAATAATCATATTAAATCCTTAAAAAATAAAACAATGACAAAATACACTGCCATTAAAAATACTAATAAATTTAAAACACAAATTTACAACTTAAAAATAATAAAAAATATTTACAATCCTAATTTAAGATGAAAAGTATTGTTACAACAGTATCCGGCAGTTACTTCTGGAGTTTTTAAAGAATAATCGTTTACAGTCAAAGCATAACTATCAAGTAAACGAAATAAAATACTGTTCATAATAAACCTTTCATTAAAGTGAAAGAATTTTATCATATTTTATTAAACTACCGTTCAATAAAATACAATTTTTCTTTAAATTAATAAAATTAGAAACTAATTTTTATCATTATCTACTCAATTAATACTTTATAAGCTTAAAAAATCAATCAATAAATTTTCTTTTTATAAGTGTATAAAGTTTTATATTTGATATAAAAAATGTAACTATCGCTGGACCTAGTATAAGCCCCCAAAAACCAAATGTGCTAATACCAGCTATCATTGAGAAAAATAGCAAAAGTTCGTTTATCTTGGTTGGAATTTTTACAAGTTTTGAATTTATAAATTTTATAATAAGTGGCTTTAAAAAAGTATCAGCTATAACCGAAATAACGATTATTGTATATAAAGCTATTACTATTGCAGCAGTTGTATTTAGATTTGCAAACTCGTAAAGACTTATAGGGAGCCACAAAAGAAGACCTCCTATAACAGGTATAAGCGAACTAAATCCAAATAAAATTCCAGTCAAAAACCCATCATACCCATAAATACTTGTTATAAATGCAAAAAGACAACCTTGAAAAATCGTATTTATAATAATAGAATAAAAGACAACACTCATAACATTTGCAACTTCACTTAATACAAACTCACTATCTTTTATATTCATAGGAAGTGCTTTCTTAAGATAGCCTATCAACTCGCTTCCATACAAGATACAAAAAAAGAAAAAAACAAGTATAAAAACCATATCTATCATAAACCTAGCACTTAATTTTCCTACATTTGCTATATTTGAAACAACAGTGTTAAACAAAAATTTCACATCAATACTTGAAATTATTTCTTTTATTTTTGGTGTTAAAAATTCAAAGCTTTTTGGTAGATTAAAATCATAATTCTTTAAATAATCAACAGTTGTATTTATGGTATTTATGTCTATATTTGCTGCATATTTTGCAACACTAACAACAGCATATAAAAATGGTGCCATAAACAAGCTAAACAGAGCAACGGTAGTAAGAAAAGCCGAAAGTGTCTTTTTATTATTTGTTATTTGCAAAAGTTTTACATTTATATTTGATGTGGCAACCGCAAGTAAAGCTGCTATAAATATATTTAATAAAAATGGCTTAAAAAGATACAAGACCAAACAAAGAGAAAAGATTACGAAAAATCCAACATAAACCCTGCCATTATTAATCATCAAACAAGCCTTTATTTATCTTAATATTAAAAAGTTCAAAACTCTTCATACTTGCTATCCTACCTCTTGCTGTTCGTTCAATATAACCATTTGCAAGCAAATAAGGCTCAAGCACATCTTCAACCGTGCCTTCATCTTCGCTTAAAGCGGCCGCAATAGTGCTAAGTCCGAGCGGTCTACGTCTTGCTTGAGTTAAAATTTCAAGATAGCGAATATCCATCTCATCAAATCCAAGATCATTAACCCCAAGTGCATCAAGCCCCTCTTTTGAACGCTCATGAGATATGAAATTTTCATCTCTTACTTCAGCAAAGTCGCGAATTCTTTTTAATAATCTCAAAGCTATCCTTGGAGTCCCCCTTGAACGCTTTGCTATTTCCAAGGAAGCATTTTTATCACACTCTTTTGAGAGCTTAGATGATGCGATTTGAACGATTTTTGATAGTTCGTTTGTGGTATAAAATTGAAGTCTAAAATCCATACCAAAACGATCTCTTAACGGAGCTGAAATCATACCAGCACGAGTCGTAGCGCCTATAAGTGTAAATTTCGGAAGATCTATTTTTATGGTTTGTGCAGCTGGCCCTGAGCCTATAATAATATCAAGCCTAAAATCCTCCATAGCAGGATAAAGTACCTCTTCTATAGCTGGGCTTAGTCTATGTATCTCATCTATAAAAAGAACATCGCCCTCTTGTAAATTTGTCAAAATAGCAGCCAAATCTCCACTCTTTTCTATCATAGGAGCGGCTGTCATCTTTATGCTGACATTCATTTCATTTGCTATAATATGCGCTAATGTTGTCTTTCCAAGTCCTGGTGGTCCATAAAACAAAACATGATCAAGGCATTCATTTCTTTTCTTTGCAGCTTGTATAAATATGCTTAGATTTTGTTTGATTTTCTCTTGCCCTATATAATCATCAAAAACACTAGGGCGTAAAGATACTTCAAAATCATTTTCAAAATTTACTTTTTCTATTTCAACTATTCTATCCATTTATTTTTTACATTTCGTAGTTTAATTTTTAAATGGATTTTACTTAAAAATTGATAATGTAAGGCTGAAAAACAAAAAAGTCAAAAAATCACGACAAATAATTTAACACCATGATTTATAATATTAAAATCCGTGTAATCTTTTTAATTCAGGGTCTATTGGTTTTTTAACACCATCTTTTGTAACACTAACAAATGTCGCAAATGCACTTGTAACCTGAACACATTCTGTAAACCCATCATCATTTTGTCTAAGTGCTGTTACTTCTATCTGTGTTTTTATGGATGTCGTTCCAACCTTGATAACCTTTGCATAACAGCTTATCAAATCGCCAACATAAACAGGCTCTTTAAATATAATCTCATCCATAGATATAGTAACAACCCTTTCAGGTGCTAACTCTCTTGCTGCTATCACACCAGCCATATCTATCTGAGACATTATCCAACCACCAAATATATTTCCAGATGAGTTTGTATCCTTTGGAAGAGCAACTATTTTTATTCTAGCTTCACCAAAAGAAGTTAAATCTTTCATTTTTTATTTCCTTTTTTTATTTTTTGTGGGATTTTACTCATCAAGTATAAATTTAAAACTAATCTTTTTACAATACTCTTGCTTAATTTTAAATGAGATTGATTATTGATTTATTTTAACTTTATTGGAATTTTTTGTAAATCTTATAAGTTCTTCTACTGTTTTTACATTTTGAGGAAGCTTACTAAGAGATATCTTAAATATCTCACAAGCTGATATCGCATCGTTTAAAGCCCTATGATGGGTATTGTTTATGCCAAGCAATTCTTTTAAATAACCAAGTCCATATCTCTCTGATGGTATAGTTCTTTTTGCCAACTCTATTGTGCATATTTTACGGTTTAAAAGTATTCCAAAATCGGTATTTTTCATGCTATTTGATATAAAGTTATAATCAAAATTTACGTTATGAGCAATAAAAACACTTTTATTTAAAAAAACTCTAAATTTTTCAAGAACGTGATTTAAATTTGGGGCATTTTTTAAATCTTCTTGTCTAATTCCAGTTAGTTCGGTTATGCTCTCAGGAACCTCCTTTGCATAAACTAAACTCTCAAATCTCCCTATCTCAACCCCATTTTTAATTTTAACGGCACCGATTTCTATTATTTGTCCGCTACTCATACCACCATTTGTCTCTATATCAACTACACAAAACTCTTGTTCTGATATAGGTCTTACTCTTGTATTTAACTCGACTTTATGTATATTTCTAGATATATCAAGTCCCAGAGCTTGCCATATATCTATATCTCTGATATCAAAAATTTCCGTCAATTCATCAACTAGTTTTGCCCTAGCAATAAAATCATAATAACTAAGATTTCTATTTGAAAGTAAATTTAACAGATTTTCTAAATGTTTCAAAACTCAAGCTTTATAGCACGAATAGCTTCTGCATAAGAATTCGAAGAAAATATATAATTACCTGCGACCAAAACATCGGCTCCAGCTTCTTCTAAATCAGGAGCATTAAGTCCATTTACACCACCATCAACTTCTATCAGACATTTTGCATTTTTTTTATCTATCAATTCTCTTAAAAGTTTTATTTTTTCTACAACATCGGGTATAAATTTTTGTCCGCCAAATCCTGGATTTACGCTCATAAGCAATACCATATCAACCTCTTTTATTATGTATTCG
This genomic window contains:
- a CDS encoding L-cystine transporter, encoding MIILNLIVFIILLFVLFRVFQSTQKLGLTVFVGLFLGLISGALMQNFYDKTIISSTLDWINIVGSGYVRLLQMIVMPLVFISILAAITRLHNSKSLGKVSLSVLSVLLLTTAIAAAVGIAMAYMFDLSAEGLVAGERELAAQLSISGRAEKISSLTIPSMLISFIPKNPFAELTGANPTSIISTVIFAALLGIAALNLAKQNQEFGERIASGVELLNQWIICLVRFIIRLTPYGVFALMTKMAAVSAWSDVVNLGNFIIASYLALLSMFVIHGLLLFVFKINPLDYYKKVLPVLSFAFSSRSSAATIPLNIEIQTDKLGNDSVIANFAATFGATIGQNGCAGIYPAMLAVMVAPTVGIDPFSVQYIFSLILIVAISSFGIAGVGGGATFAAIVVLSALNLPLALVGLLISIEPLIDMGRTALNVNGAMVAGTLSDRILNKR
- a CDS encoding 3'-5' exonuclease — translated: MKHLENLLNLLSNRNLSYYDFIARAKLVDELTEIFDIRDIDIWQALGLDISRNIHKVELNTRVRPISEQEFCVVDIETNGGMSSGQIIEIGAVKIKNGVEIGRFESLVYAKEVPESITELTGIRQEDLKNAPNLNHVLEKFRVFLNKSVFIAHNVNFDYNFISNSMKNTDFGILLNRKICTIELAKRTIPSERYGLGYLKELLGINNTHHRALNDAISACEIFKISLSKLPQNVKTVEELIRFTKNSNKVKINQ
- a CDS encoding Na+/H+ antiporter NhaC family protein, encoding MLGNPVVLSIILMIILCLFRFNILLSILVSALLAGVISHHGFSGFSDGISVGFQTLFTSMADTTSTLITGMKGNLTTSLSYILLGALAAAIANTNLTAILINAISKILSQTRTWFVLSIAFIACFSQNLIPVHIAFIPILIPPLLPLMNKLNIDRRAVACALTFGLKAPYVSLSVGFGLLFHNILQQELENNGVKVEIGDISSVMWIGGLSMLVGLLLAVFIFYSRKRVYQNTAFEAKETEEANITKSLKMTKKEWAVLIGSVIAFSVQLYTDSLPLGALLGLVFMIAFKGIEYNKVDDIMDNGLAMMGFIAFIMLVAAGFGSVLRESGGIESLVSFASQIAGGKIGGALLMLIIGLLVTIGIGTSFGTIPIIASIYVPLSLQLGFSPAAIILLVGIAAALGDAGSPASDSTLGPTSGLNADEQHNHIYDTCVPTFLFFNIPLIIGATIGAIVLS
- a CDS encoding acyl-CoA thioesterase; protein product: MKDLTSFGEARIKIVALPKDTNSSGNIFGGWIMSQIDMAGVIAARELAPERVVTISMDEIIFKEPVYVGDLISCYAKVIKVGTTSIKTQIEVTALRQNDDGFTECVQVTSAFATFVSVTKDGVKKPIDPELKRLHGF
- a CDS encoding DMT family transporter, with protein sequence MSFKFQITEFRADIALLFTAVVWGASLLPMSNAADSNDVFTILFWRFFISFFIMGAVALKFDKKFDKNSIKYGLILGLFLFLGFTSQTFALTHTYSSSVSFISGLNVAVVPFVVFLIFRRKIYIQAYVGIVLGSIGLYFLTDSKVGFGLGEALSLVCAFSWALHIVFTSEFVKKCETFTLITTQFAVIFILSAIFGIGSHGSIVPILDDDFYKVMFITIAFSTIFGFIMQSVMLAHTSPIKAALLFTFEPVTAGFLGYFIGNEHLTGLQIFGGIIIIAGILISEIGSYINNKRAN
- a CDS encoding AI-2E family transporter, with amino-acid sequence MNNGRVYVGFFVIFSLCLVLYLFKPFLLNIFIAALLAVATSNINVKLLQITNNKKTLSAFLTTVALFSLFMAPFLYAVVSVAKYAANIDINTINTTVDYLKNYDFNLPKSFEFLTPKIKEIISSIDVKFLFNTVVSNIANVGKLSARFMIDMVFILVFFFFCILYGSELIGYLKKALPMNIKDSEFVLSEVANVMSVVFYSIIINTIFQGCLFAFITSIYGYDGFLTGILFGFSSLIPVIGGLLLWLPISLYEFANLNTTAAIVIALYTIIVISVIADTFLKPLIIKFINSKLVKIPTKINELLLFFSMIAGISTFGFWGLILGPAIVTFFISNIKLYTLIKRKFID
- a CDS encoding DMT family transporter, which produces MTSRAKELYSDISLFLVAIVWGITFLPMSKALHTNGVFTILFWRFLIAFLLMFLISFKFIKKADKNSIKHGAILGIFLFMGFAVQTFALKYIPSSTVAFITGLNVVFVPFVVFVFFAKKIAIYSYMGAFLSALGLYLLSNTELGFTKGEFLSIICALAYTLHIVLTSEFAKKSDTIVLVNVQFLVVTILNFICAILFEGDAIPVVNFDFVTAVLITSIFATVIAFYVQTKAQEFASPIKTSLIFTFEPVTAGIVGYFIGKENLGQTQIIGAFAILFGISISEIGSYKKHLH
- a CDS encoding DUF4197 domain-containing protein, producing MKKIFVCFSVFTALSLSAFDFSSVVNAAKDIMSDKNTNNNYKSMVEKALELSVKELSESGFLNNSVAKIPLPEHIQAAANLAKKVGGEKWANELTKSINQSATKAVGGASKVFYDVIQNMKEDEIKGLLLDKENSFTKYLQTNASDKLSAVFKPIIEKMMSENTFATAYNGLNSFVKNNSLLKNDTVKNLKNLAGNFGADKYIPNTDEDLNDYITRKTLDGLFALMGEKESSLKTGTISKGMDLLNKISK
- a CDS encoding DMT family transporter, whose product is MFLNRQITESKADFALLITAFIWGAALLPIVASLKTNDVFTILFWRFFISALIMGLIAYKFDKFFDKQAIKYGSILGLTLFLGTSFQTSALKYTYSSSVSFIVSLYILFIPFMSFMLFKKKVGIYSYVGMFFGVLGLFLLKRNLEFGFGKGEILSICSAVSLAFHIVFMGYFTKKSELFTFLASQFLVISICCFLFSYAFRGGVVPTLDYAFYKAMFITIFFSTVIGFGIEGLMLRYTTPVKAAIIFIFKSVTAGFLGYFFGGEDLNRIQILGACIIIIGILISEVGPYLNKKSSKI
- a CDS encoding NYN domain-containing protein, encoding MKNKKIAVFFDCENISAKYVEEIFDDLAKYGEAIIKQSFKDWENSNSKAWNKELHEEFAIEPIQVFSNKNYKNTADLRIQRAVFETMNQKNIDIIALVTSDSDFRDLVMSIKSNGFEAIGFGESKTPASLKNAYSDFIELPIKDKQQDILDKKVVDILKEAINNTNDDGEYSLVSKVGMYLKNKNSSYNPKNFGARTWGNIIKKFPDEFEICYLNKEKSMFAVKNKKS
- the ruvB gene encoding Holliday junction branch migration DNA helicase RuvB — protein: MDRIVEIEKVNFENDFEVSLRPSVFDDYIGQEKIKQNLSIFIQAAKKRNECLDHVLFYGPPGLGKTTLAHIIANEMNVSIKMTAAPMIEKSGDLAAILTNLQEGDVLFIDEIHRLSPAIEEVLYPAMEDFRLDIIIGSGPAAQTIKIDLPKFTLIGATTRAGMISAPLRDRFGMDFRLQFYTTNELSKIVQIASSKLSKECDKNASLEIAKRSRGTPRIALRLLKRIRDFAEVRDENFISHERSKEGLDALGVNDLGFDEMDIRYLEILTQARRRPLGLSTIAAALSEDEGTVEDVLEPYLLANGYIERTARGRIASMKSFELFNIKINKGLFDD